AGATGTGCCGGGTACTGGCGGTCAGCCGCTCGGGGTTCTATGCCGCCCAGCAGCGCCGGCCCGCAGTATGCGTGGCCAGCGTTCACCTGAAGGCTGCGTTCATGGCCAGTGGCCGCAGCTACGGAAGCCGGCGGCTGCGGGCGGCGCTGCGCATGCAAGGCTTCACGCTGGGCCGCCACCGCGTGCGTACACTGATGAAACGGAACGGATTGCGGCCGAAGTGGCGGCGCAAGTTCGTGCACACCACCGACAGCCGGCATGACCTGCCGATCGCCGATAATCTCCTGCAACGCCAGTTCAATCCCCCCGCCGTGGATCGTGCCTGGGTCTCCGACATCACCTACATCCGGACCCGCAGCGGCTGGCTTTATCTGGCGGCGGTGCTGGACCTGTATTCACGCAAGATCGTCGGCTGGGCGATAGCGCCGACGATGACAGCCGACCTGGTTTGCACCGCCCTGCAGATGGCTATCACCGTGCGCCGGCCCAAGCCTGGGCTCATCGTGCATTCGGATCGCGGGAGTCAATATGCCAGCGGCGACCACCGCAGGCTGCTCGCCGCTCATCACCTCGTCGCCAGCATGAGCCGCAAGGGCAACTGCTGGGATAACGCCGTCATGGAACGCTTCTTCCTGAATCTGAAGATGGAACGGGTTTGGCAACGCGACTATGCCAATCACGCTGAAGCCATCACTGACATCACCGACTACATCGTCGGCTTCTACAACAGCGTCCGGCTCCATTCCACGCTCGGCTATCGAGCTCCCACCCACTACGAAATGGCAACCGCCTGATTCCCCTATCGGGGTGTCCGAAATTACTTGACCACAACACTTTCGCTTTTCCGGTTGATCAATGGGGGCGAGGCCCGTCAGCGAGGCCGCCAAACGCCATCTATGCCCACCGATAGATGTCGATAGGCACAGAATGAATTTATTTTTGTTTTCAGTTGGTTATATCGTACTTCAGCGTAAATTCGGCGGCGTTCGGAGGGGTCTGAATCATTCCCACTCGATCGTCGCCGGCGGCTTGCCGGAGATGTCGTAGACGACGCGGGAGATGCCGTTGACTTCGTTGACGATGCGGCGGGCGCAGACGTCGAGGAGTTCGTACGGCAGGTGCGCCCAGCGGGCAGTCATGAAGTCGATGGTTTCGACGGCGCGCAGAGCGATGACGGGTTCGTGGCGGCGGCCGTCACCCATGACGCCGACACTCTTGACCGGCAGGAACACGGCGAAGGCCTGGCTGACCTGATCATAAAGATCAGCCTTGCGCAGTTCTTCGATGAAGATGGCGTCGGCCTTGCGCAGTTTGTTGGCGGCGTCCTGCGTGACGGCGCCGAGGATGCGCACGCCCAGACCGGGTCCGGGGAACGGGTGGCGGTAGACCATCTCGCGCGGCAGGCCGAGCTCCACGCCGATCTTGCGCACTTCGTCCTTGAACAGTTCGCGCAAGGGCTCGACCAGCTTGAGCTTCATGTGCGCCGGCAGGCCGCCGACGTTGTGATGGCTCTTGATGACGTGGGCCTTGCCGGTCTTGCTGCCGGCGGATTCGATCACGTCCGGATAGATCGTGCCCTGAGCCAGGTAATCCACTTCGGTGAGCGTGGTGGCTTCTTCGTCGAACACGTCGATGAACAGGCCGCCGATGACCTTGCGCTTGGCTTCAGGGTCGTCCACGCCTTCGAGCGCTTGCATGAAGCGATCTTCGGCGTTGACGCGGATGACCTTGACGCCGAGGTGCTGTGCAAACACGCGCATCACCTGATCGCCTTCGTCCAGGCGCAACAGGCCGTGGTCGACGAACACGCAGGTGAGCTGGTCGCCGATGGCCTTGTGCAGCAGGGCGGCTACCACGGATGAGTCGACGCCGCCGGACAGTCCCAGCAGGACCTTGCCGCCGCCGACTTCCTCACGCACTCGCGCGATGGCGTCGTCGATGATCTTGCCGGGCGTCCAGCTCGATCCGCAGCCGCAGAGGTCGTGCACGAAACGCGACAGAATGCGCGCGCCCTGCGTGGTGTGCGTGACCTCGGGATGGAATTGCACGCCGTAGTAGCGGCGCTCGTCGTCGGCCATCGCGGCCAGCGGTACGTCACGCGTCTGGCCGCAGGCGAAGAAGCCTTCCGGCAATTGCACGACACGGTCGCCATGGCTCATCCAGACGTCGAGCAGGCCGTGGCCCTTGGCGTTGACGCGGTCCTCGATGTCCTGGAACAGCTTGCTGTGTCCGCGCGCGCGGACTTCGGCGTAGCCGAATTCGCGCGTGTCCGAGGCTTCGACCACACCGCCGAGCTGGGCGGCCATAGTCTGCATGCCGTAGCAGATGCCGAACACCGGCACGCCGAGTTCGTAAACCATCATCGCGGCGCGCGGCGAATTTTCGGCCGTAACCGATTCCGGGCCGCCGGACAGGATGATGCCCTTGGGGGCAAAGGCGCGAATGTCCGCCTCGTCCATGTCCCAGGGGTGCAGCTCGCAGTAGACGCCGAGTTCGCGCACGCGGCGGGCGATCAACTGGGTGTACTGACTGCCGAAGTCCAGGATCAGGATTCGGTCAGCATGAATATCCGCCATCTACGGGTTCCCGGCGATCGTGTGGTGAGAGGCTGGCGTCATTCGACGCGGTAGTTCGGTGCTTCCTTGATGATGGTTACGTCGTGCACATGCGATTCCTTGATGCCCGCTGCGGTGATCTTGTTGAAGCGGGTCTTGGTGCGCAGTTCGTCGATGCTCTTGCAGCCGGTGTAACCCATGGAGGCGCGCAGACCGCCGATCAGCTGATGAACAATCGACGCCATCGGGCCCTTGTACGGAACGCGACCTTCGATGCCTTCGGGCACCAGCTTTTCGACTTCGGTGGTGGTGTCCTGAAAGTAGCGGTCCTTGGAGCCGCTGGTCTGCGCCATCGCGCCCAGCGAACCCATGCCGCGATAGGACTTGTACGAACGCCCCTGGTACAAATCGACCTCGCCCGGCGATTCTTCGGTGCCGGCGAACATGGAACCGATCATCACCGCATTGGCGCCGGCGGCCAGCGCCTTGGAAAAATCGCCCGAATAGCGAATGCCGCCATCGGAAATCAGTGGAACGCCCATGCCCGCGAGCGCTTCGGCCACGCCCATGACGGCGCTGATCTGCGGCACGCCGACGCCGGCGACCACGCGCGTGGTGCAGATCGACCCCGGACCGATGCCGACCTTGACCGCATCCGCCCCGGCTTCGACCAGCGCCAGCGCACCTTCCGGCGTGGCAATGTTGCCGCCGATGACTTGCAGGTCTGGATACTGCTGCTTGACCCAGCTGACGCGGTCGAGCACGCCCTTGGAATGACCGTGCGCGGTATCGACGACCACGACATCGACGCCGGCCTCGACCAGCGCCGCGATGCGCTCTTCGGTTTCGGGACCGGTGCCGACGGCGGCGCCGACGCGCAGACTGCCCTTTTCGTCCTTGCAGGCGCGCGGAAAGTCGCTGGACTTCTGGATGTCCTTGACGGTGATCATGCCGCGCAGCGCGAAGTGATCGTTGACGACCAGCACTTTCTCGATCCGGTGCTGATGCAGTTTGGCAACGACTTCCTCGCGACTGGCGCCCTCATGCACCGTGACCAGACGCTCTTTCGGCGTCATCACGATCGACACCGGCTCGCCGTAACGCGATTCGAAACGCAGGTCGCGACTGGTGACGATGCCGACCAGATGGTCGCCGTCGACCACTGGCACGCCGGAAATCCTGTGGTCACGCGTGAGCTTGAGGACTTCGCCGATGGTCATGTTCGGCGGTACGCAGATCGGGTCGACGATCACGCCGGACTCGTACTTCTTGACCTGACGGACTTCCGCAGCCTGCTGCGCCGCGGTCATGTTCTTGTGGACGATGCCGAGCCCGCCTTCCTGCGCCAGCGCGATCGCCAGCTTGGCTTCCGTGACCGTATCCATCGCGGCCGAAAGCAGGGGAATGTTCAGGCGGATCGTGCGGGTCAGCTGCGTGCTGGTGTCAACCTGGCGCGGCAACACGTCCGAATAGGCGGGCAGCAGCAGCACGTCGTCGAAAGTCAGGGCTTCGTGCTGAATGCGCATCGAGAGACGGTTCTGCGGGGAGTTCTGGGGGAAAGGTTTATCTACCATGCGATAGTATAAAAGCATTCTCCCCGACTCGCCCATGGATCTCGCCGACCGCTCCCCCACCGGCGCGCCGCCGCGCACCGTCTACAGCGTTTCCGAACTGTCGGAACTGCTGCGGCAGCTGCTGGACGCCAACCTGCCGCGGCTGTGGGTCCAGGGCGAGCTGTCCAACTTCTCGCGGCCGGCATCGGGGCACTGGTATTTCACGCTCAAGGATTCCGGCGCACAGTTGCGCTGCGCGATGTTTCGCGGCGCCAACCAGCGGGTGCTGCCCAAACCCAAGGAGGGCGACGAGGTTCTGATCCGCGGTCAGATCGGACTCTACGCGGCGCGCGGCGATCTGCAGATGATCGTCGAACACATGGAGCCGGCCGGCACCGGCGCGCTGCTGCGCGAATTCGAGGAACTCAAGCGGCGCCTGGCGGCCGAAGGCCTGTTCGACGCCGGCCTGAAACGCCCGATTCCGGCCGTGCCACGCCGCATCGGCCTGATCACCTCGGCCACCGGCGCCGCCGTTCACGATGTGCTGAGCACGCTGCAGCGCCGCTTTCCGCTGGCCGAGGTTTCGCTGTATCCGGTGCCGGTACAGGGCACGGCGGCAGCACCCGCCATCATCAAAGCCTTGCAACAGTTGCCGCGCCGCGTGGCGGTGGACGTGGTGCTGCTGGTGCGCGGCGGCGGCTCCCTGGAGGACCTGTGGTCATTCAACGAGGAAGCGGTGGCCCGCGCGGTCCGCGCCTGTGCCGTGCCGGTGATCTGCGGCGTGGGCCACGAAATCGACACCACGATCGCGGATTTTGCCGCCGATCTGCGCGCGCCCACGCCGACCGCCGCCGCTGAACTGGCGACGCCGAGCGTGGCGGACTGGCTGAGCCGCGTGCAGCAGGCGCAGACCGCACTCTCGCAGCGTCATTCGGTGCTGCGTCGCGTCGCCGGCGAACGGCTGGAGACGCTGCGGGCCCGGCTGGACCGTGCGCATCCGCAGCGGCGCCTGCAACAGAACGAACAGCGGCTGGACGAGCTGGAGGCGCGGCTGATCGCAGCCTTCACGCGTGGACGTACGCGGGCCACGGAGCGGCTCGGCAACGCCTCGGCACGGCTGCGCGCCGCAACGCCGCAGCGGCGCCTGCGACTGGCCCTGCGCGAACTCGAATCCCTGCAATTGACCTTGCATGGGGCACAGCAGCGAAACCTTGCGCAGGCCGAACAACGACGCGCGCGCGCCGAAGCCTTGCTGCTGGCGGTGAATCCGAAGGCGGTGCTGGAACGGGGCTATGCGATCGTCAGCAACGCGCAGGGTCAGGTGGTGCGTTCCGTGCAGGCCGTTCAGGCCGGAGACGCGTTGCGCCTGAGTCTGGTCGACGGGCAGCTCGGCGTCCGTGTCGATTCGGACACCGATCCGTCTCGAAGTTGAAACCGGGAGCCTCGAACCTGCTCCCATCGTCGTTCAGTCATCGGAGCCTGCCCTTGAACCCGTCCACCGTCCTGCCGTACCGTGCCGGTCTCGTCTTCACCGCGTTCGCGACCTTGCTGCTCGCCGCCTGCGCCAGCCAGCCACCCGCGCCGCCGCAGACCGCAACGATCAAGCTGATCGCGTTCAACGATTTTCACGGCAACCTGGCGCCGCCGGGCCGCGGGCTGGAAGTTCCGGACCCCTCCGATGCCTCGGCCACGCTGAGGCTGCCGACCGGCGGGGTCGCCTATCTCGCGGGCGCCGTTTCCGAGCTCAAGGCACAGAATCCTTTGAACGTGGTGGTGGCCGCCGGCGACCTGATCAGCGCCTCGCCGCCGACCTCGGCGCTGTTCCGCCAGGAACCAAGCATCGAGGCACTCAATGCGCTCGGACTGGAATACAGCGCCGTCGGCAATCACGAATTCGACCAGGGCATCGACGAGCTTCGCCGCCTCCAGAATGGCGGCTGCGGCGGACCCGGCGCGCCGGGCACCGAATCCTGTGTCAAGGGTCCGTTCACCGGTGCCCGTTTTCGCTACCTCGGTGCGAATGTGACCGAACAGGCATCGGACACGCCGGCCTTCCCGCCCTACCTGATCAAGCGCTTTCAGGTGGACGGCCGCCCGATCGGCGTGGCGTTCATCGGCGAGGTATTGAAAGGCACACCGGCCATGGTGACCGCCAGCGGGATCGCCGGCCTCGAGTTTCGCGACGAAGCCGACACCGCCAATGCGCTGGTTCCGGAAATCCGGGCTCAGGGTGTGGAGGCGATCGTGCTGCTGCTGCACGAGGGCGGATACAACCAGGGTGGCTTCGACGCCTGCGAAGGCCTGTCCGGTCCGGCGGTCGGCATCCTGCAGCGGCTCGATCCGGCGATCGATGTGGTCATCAGCGGACACACGCATCAAGCCTACAACTGCCAGATCGCCGGTCGCCTGCTGACCAGCGCCGCTTCCTACGGCCGCGTGATCAGCGACATCGATCTGGTGCTGGATCGCAACAGTGGCGAGGTGCTCAGCGCCCATGCGCGCAATCTGCCGGTGGTCAACACGGCCGTGCCCGAGGCGCCGCAGTGGCCGGCATTCACTCCGGACCCGGTGGTGACCGCCATCGCCCGGCAATACGAAGAGCTCGCGGCACCGTTGGCAAATCGCGTGGTCGGTCAGGCCAGCGGTCTGGTTTCGCGTCAGCCGAATGTCCACGGTGAGAGCGTGCTGGGCGATGTCATCGCCGATTCCCAACTCGCCGCCACGCGCGAGCACGGCGCACAAATCGCGCTGATGAATCCGGGCGGCATCCGCGCCGATCTCGGTTACGGGGAGCAGAACGAGCAAGGCGTGCCGATCAGCTGGGGTGAGGTGTTCACCGCGCAGCCATTCGGCAACAATCTGGTGACGATGACGCTCAGCGGCGCTCAGATTCATCGCCTGCTGGAATCGCAGTGGCGCGAGGGCGCCGAGAGCACCTTGCTGCAGGTTTCAGACGGATTCAGTTACGCTTGGGACGGGCGCCAGCCGATCGGTCAGCGCATCGATCCCGACAGCATTCGGCTCGGCGGCGCGACGCTCGATGCCACCCGCAACTACCGCGTCACGGTCAATAACTTTCTCGCGGGCGGTGGCGATGGATTCGAGCTTCTCGGCGCCGGGACCGACGTCGATGTCGCAGGCTCGGACCTCGACGCGATGCTGGACTGGCTGGCTTCGAACTCACCGATCAAAGCCCGGCCCCAAGAGCGGATTCACCGAATCGATACGCCCCAGTAGTCCTCCCATGAGAAGACTACGGACATGGGGTGTGCGCCGAACCGATGAGTACCGCCTACTCCCGGAGGGAGAGGGCGTAAATCGTTCATGGCACTGCCCGCAATGATCAGGTGGGTCCGCCGAGCCGAACCGGCCAGGTGTTCTTGTAGCCGAAGCGCTGCTCGATCTCGGAGGACAGGCGTTTGGCCTGCTCGGCCGAGCCGAAGCCCGGCAGGACCACGCGATACCACAGCGCGCCCTTGACCTCGGCGCTGCGCACCTCCGCCGGATAACCGCCGCCGCGCAGACGCAGCGCCTGCGCCTCGGACTTTTCACGGTCCCGAAACGCCACGACGCTCAGCGCCCAGGGGCCTGCGGAACTTGCCGCCAGCGGCGTCGGATCGGCCGGAACGGCTGCGGGAACCGTTGCCGGGGCCGGCTGCCGACGCGGCGGTGCGACGATTGGCGCAGTCGCTGGCAGCGCAGCCTGCGCCGCCGGACTCGGTGAACGCTCAGGCGCGGACACCACGGGTTCGGAACGGGCGCTTGTCTGCGGCCCGGGCCGCCGCGGCTCCGGGACCGGAGCGGCCGGCGCCGAAGCCACCTGCACGCCGGGCAGGCCGACCACACCGAAGGCGGTGCGCATGGCCACCCAGTCGTCGCTGTCGCGCAGGATACGGACCGGCTGCAGACCCTTGTTGAGCCGGTAGCAGGCCTGCGGCACCAGGGTGTCGTAGACCTCGCCTTCGGTCACGTTGGCCTGGCCGCTGGCCACGCAGACCACCTGCCGACCGTTGAGGTTCTCGAAGAAGTATTCGCCGCTGCCGAGCGTCAGCCGCTGATCGCCCATGTAGATGTAAATCGGCCAGTTGGTGGAAATCTGCGGATGCTTCCAGACCACTCGAAGATAGCCCTGACGCAGGCGGAACACGGTGCGCAGGTCATCGTCGTAGCTGGCGAACGGCAGCCGGTCGAACAGCACCAGCGCGTCGGATCCGAGATCGATGAAACCGTGGCGGGCGAACTCCAGTCGGGCGCGCGACTGCGGACCCAGGCTCAGGGCATCACCGCTCTTGATGTCGGTGCTGGCGGTCAGCGGCTCGCGCTGCTCGCCACGGATGCGCTCGACATCGGCACTCGCCGAATCGTAGACCAGCACACCGGCCTGCGCCTGGGCGGCACCCAGAAGCAGAACAGCGGACAACAGCACGCGAACATTCGACATGCCGACAGTTTAGAGCCTGTTGCCGCCGCGCGCGCTGCGCGTGGACTGCGCCGGTGCAGGCTCAGAATGGCGCGCCGGGTGCGATGAACCAGCCTTGCGCGTAGTCCACGCCGATGTTCTTCAGAATCTCGAGCACACCTTCATGCTCGACGTGCTCGGCGATCACCTTGAGATTCATTTCGTGCCCGATTCGGTTGATCGCCTCGACCATGCCGCGATCGACCCGGCTTTCATCGACCGAGCGCACGAAGCTGCCGTCGATCTTGAGGAAGTCCACCGGCAGATTCTTGAGATACGAGAACGAGGCCATGCCCGCGCCGAAATCATCGAGCGCGAAACGCACACCGAGATTCGAAAGCTCACGGATGAAGTGCACGGCATCGGTGAGGCGTGACACCGCTGCGGTCTCGGTGATCTCCATGCACAGGCGCCGCGGATCGATCCCGCTGGAGCGGATCGCGGCACCGGCGAATTCGAGAAATTTCTCATCACCGATGGACTGACCTGAGACATTCAAGGCATAGATGATGCCGTCGTCCTCGCGTGCGGCGAGCCCGTCCAAGGTCGTGCGTAGGACCCAGCGGTCGATCGAACTCATCAGAAAGTAACGCTCGGCGGGCGGGATGAACCGGGATGGCGGCACCAGCTTGCCGTCTTCACCCCGCAGGCGCACCAACAGCTCACGGTAGACGACCCGCGTCGGATCGCTGACGCTGACCACATCCTCGGCCATCAGCATGAAGCGGTCCTGCTCCAGCGAGCTGGCGATCCGGCCCACCATGTCCATCTCGGTGTAGCGTTGCTCCACCTCGTCGCTGTCACCGGCAAATCGCGCGCGGTCACGCCCCGCATCCTTGGCCGCAAAGCACGCCGAATCGACCTGCGACAAGGTGAACGACACCGCGCTCTCGCCGGCCGCCAATACCGAAACGCCGATGCTGCAGGTGATCGAATGGGTCTGCTCGCCCCAGACGAAGCGGAAGGCGCGGATGCTGCCGAGCAGTTCGTCGACGACGGTGCGTGCACGCTGCAGGTCGCAGTGCTGCAGCAGGACGCCGTATTCGTCGCCGCCGAGACGGGCCAACACATCGGTCAGGCGCAGCTGTCCGCGCAGGATCGCGCTGACCTGCCGCAGCAACTCGTCGCCGGCCGCGTGCCCCAGCGTGTCGTTGATGATCTTGAACTGATCCAGATCGATGAAGCAGACCACATAGCGCGCCCGCGAGCCCTGTACCTCACAGGCTGCCTGCTTCACCCGCCGCTCGAACTCCTCGCGGTTCAGCAGGCCGGTCAGCGAATCGTGAGAAGCGCGATAGTTGAGTTCGTCGGACAACAGGGTCTGATCGGTCAGGTCGGTAATCGCACACATCGCGCCTTCGACCCCGTCATTGCCGAACACGCAGGCGATCGTCAACCGTGCGATCAATTTCCGGCCGTCGCGGGCCAGGATGACGCAATCTTCGGTGACGTGCCTTGCAGAGCGCTCGCTCAAGGCCCACAGAATCGGACTTTCCAGAGGCTCTCCGTCCGCCGTCATCAGCGTCAGGACCTGATCGTGAGGACGCCCCAGCGCCTCCTGTCGCGACCAGCCGATCAGTCGCTCGGCCGGCGGCATCAGCTCCACGATATGCGCCTGGGCGTCGACCACCAGCAGGCCGTCGCTGATGGCGCGCATGGCCGCCGCCAGTTGCCGGCTGGCAGCGGCCTGGAAATGCGGCTTGCGAATTTCGACGATGGTTTCGCCATTGCCGATGCGCGTCAGACGAAGCCGCACCGGCTTTTCGGCCTTGCCACGCATCAGCGAAAGATCGCACTCGACCGCTTCGCCGTCATCCAGTGCATTCCAGACCTGTGCGAAATGCTGGAGCCGGGAAGGCGCCACCACATCGGCAAAACGGCGGTCCATCAAGCCGCCAGGTGGCAATTGCAACAGATCGCCGACGGATGCGCTGGTCTGCAGCACGGTCGTGTCGTCGGCAAGCAACACCATTGCCGCATCGGCCAGCCGCACCCATTCGCGCATCGGCGCTGTCGAACTATTGTTCAAAAAAATGCTCACCACCGCAGCCTAACCAAGCCGAGACTGCAGATGAAATCCCCAAATCCGACTATGCACCGAATGTTTCCGGCATTTTCGGCCCCTACGAACGTGACGCATTGTCGCTTACAAACCGATCGCACCACACTCTTGTCAACCCGAATCCGAGTTCGCTCGGCTATCGACAAGCTGCCAGGCTGCCCCTATGGCGCCTCGGCCGACAGGACCGGCAGTGCCAAAGCCAGAATTTGACGCACGCGCGCCATTCCATTTGTGACGGACTGTTCAATCTGAGCGTGAATCTCGCCTTCATCCAGTCCCGCCGCCCAGTTCACCGATACCGCGAGACTGGCGTATTCGAGACCGAGTTCACGCGCGAGTCCCGCTTCCGGCATGCCGGTCATGCCGATCATGTCGCAACCGTCGCGACGCAGACGGCGCACCTCGGCCGGTGTTTCAAGGCGCGGCCCCTGCGTCACCGCCATCACCCCGCCGTCCATAAGCTCGATACCGGCATCGGCCGCAGCCCGCAGCAAAATGGCGCGCAGTCGCGGCGTATACGGGTCGGAAAACTCCACATGCCACAAAGCATCCGGCGGACCGTCGGAATAGCTGTGGCGGCGCCCCCAGCTGTAGTCGATCAGGTCGTCGGGCACCGCGAGCTGTGCCGGGCCCATGGACTCGTGAATGCCACCAACGGCGGAAATCGAAATCACGCTGCGCACGCCGACCGAATACAGGGCCCACAGATTGGCGCGATAGTTGATGGCATGCGGCGGGATCTTGTGGCCCTCACCGTGGCGCGCGAAGAAAATCACCGGCTGATCGTTCCAGCGCCCCAGATGCAGGGGGCCCGATGGCGTGCCGTAGGGGGTATCGATACCGCGACTCTCGTCGATCACGAGACCGGGCCATTCGTTCATGCCGGTACCACCGATGACAGCAATCATCTAGCGCTCACTCCGCTGCGTCATCCGGCTCGGCGACGGCGTAGATGCCCGGCAACTGGCGCCAATAGCTCTTGTAGTCCATGCCGGCGCCGAACACGTAGCGATCTGCCACTTCGAGGCCGACGAACTCCGCGCTGACACCCGGCGCGCGCCGTGAATGGGTCTTGTCGACCAGCACCAGGGTCTTGAGCGACTCCGGCAACTGCGCGCGCAGCGCGCCCTGGACTTCGGCGAGGGTATGACCCTCGTCGAGTATGTCGTCGACGATCACGACGTGCCGTCCCTTCAGCGGCAGTGTCGGGCTGACCTTCCACACCAGTTCGCCACCGGTGGTCTTGCCGCGATAGCGCGAGGCATGCAGATAGTCGATCTCGAACGGAAAGTCGAGACGCCGGCTGACTTCCGCGGTCGTGACCAGCCCCCCCACCATGACGCAGATCAGAATCGGATTGAGGGTGGCGTATTCGGCCGCGAGCCGGGCTGCCAGGCGGTCGTAGGCAGCGTTGACGGCCGCCTCATCGTGCAGACAATCGGCCTGGGCGCGAATCTGTCGCACCTCGTCGAGCAGTTCGGACATGCTGAGTGCGGGTTCAGTCGAAGGAGGCGGAAGTCTACCCGCGGGCGCCCTCGCGCCGATAGACCGCAGCCAGCCGGCGGCTCGCCGCCGGCCGCGATTTGACCGGCAGGGCATCCAGCACCTGGACCACCGCTTCACGGTCGTTGCAGACCGGCAGCATGTCGCAGCCAGCGTCCAGCGCCATCTCGCAGCGCACCACGGCGTCGCCGACCACGGCGGCGCCTTTCATCGAAAGATCGTCACAGAACACCGCGCCCTGGTAACCGAGCTTGCGCCGCAGGTAGCTGCGTATCCACTTTCGCGACAGGCTGGCCGGCGTTTCGTCGACGGCCGAAAAACGCACGTGCGCCATCATCAACGAGGCGATGCCGTCGTGGATCAGGGCCTTGAACGGCACCAGGTCGCGGGACTCGATCTGCTCCATCGCGCGCCGATCCACCGGCAGTTCCAGATGCGAATCGGCGGCGATCGCGCCGTGCCCCGGAAAGTGCTTGCCGGTCGCGGACATTCCGTACTCGGCCATGCCGGTGATGAACGCCCGCGCCAGGGAAATCACACGGCGCGGATCTTCGTCGAAAGCACGGTCGCCGATCACCGTGCTGACGCCGTGGTCGAGATCCAGCACCGGCGCAAAACTCAGGTCGATGCCGAATGCGGTCAATTCGCGGGCGATCGTGGCGCCGTGGGCCTGCGCCGCGTGCAGCGCGCGCACCGAGCTTTCGTCCCAGAGCTTTCCAAGGCTGCGCATGCTCGGCACGCGCGAAAATCCCACGCGAAAGCGCTGAATGCGGCCGCCCTCATGGTCGACTGCCAGCAACAGACGCGGACGCTTGAGCGCCAGCAGCTCATTGCACAAGGCGCGCAACTGCTCCGGATCACTGTAGTTGCGCGCGAACAGGATCACACCGCCGATCAGCGGATGCTTGAGCACATCGCGGTCCTCGTCGCTCAACGCGAGCCCGCCGACGTCCGCCATGATCGGTCCGATCGTTGCCATGTTCGCTGGGC
This genomic stretch from Gammaproteobacteria bacterium harbors:
- a CDS encoding SPOR domain-containing protein translates to MSNVRVLLSAVLLLGAAQAQAGVLVYDSASADVERIRGEQREPLTASTDIKSGDALSLGPQSRARLEFARHGFIDLGSDALVLFDRLPFASYDDDLRTVFRLRQGYLRVVWKHPQISTNWPIYIYMGDQRLTLGSGEYFFENLNGRQVVCVASGQANVTEGEVYDTLVPQACYRLNKGLQPVRILRDSDDWVAMRTAFGVVGLPGVQVASAPAAPVPEPRRPGPQTSARSEPVVSAPERSPSPAAQAALPATAPIVAPPRRQPAPATVPAAVPADPTPLAASSAGPWALSVVAFRDREKSEAQALRLRGGGYPAEVRSAEVKGALWYRVVLPGFGSAEQAKRLSSEIEQRFGYKNTWPVRLGGPT
- a CDS encoding bifunctional metallophosphatase/5'-nucleotidase, producing MPYRAGLVFTAFATLLLAACASQPPAPPQTATIKLIAFNDFHGNLAPPGRGLEVPDPSDASATLRLPTGGVAYLAGAVSELKAQNPLNVVVAAGDLISASPPTSALFRQEPSIEALNALGLEYSAVGNHEFDQGIDELRRLQNGGCGGPGAPGTESCVKGPFTGARFRYLGANVTEQASDTPAFPPYLIKRFQVDGRPIGVAFIGEVLKGTPAMVTASGIAGLEFRDEADTANALVPEIRAQGVEAIVLLLHEGGYNQGGFDACEGLSGPAVGILQRLDPAIDVVISGHTHQAYNCQIAGRLLTSAASYGRVISDIDLVLDRNSGEVLSAHARNLPVVNTAVPEAPQWPAFTPDPVVTAIARQYEELAAPLANRVVGQASGLVSRQPNVHGESVLGDVIADSQLAATREHGAQIALMNPGGIRADLGYGEQNEQGVPISWGEVFTAQPFGNNLVTMTLSGAQIHRLLESQWREGAESTLLQVSDGFSYAWDGRQPIGQRIDPDSIRLGGATLDATRNYRVTVNNFLAGGGDGFELLGAGTDVDVAGSDLDAMLDWLASNSPIKARPQERIHRIDTPQ
- the guaB gene encoding IMP dehydrogenase — translated: MRIQHEALTFDDVLLLPAYSDVLPRQVDTSTQLTRTIRLNIPLLSAAMDTVTEAKLAIALAQEGGLGIVHKNMTAAQQAAEVRQVKKYESGVIVDPICVPPNMTIGEVLKLTRDHRISGVPVVDGDHLVGIVTSRDLRFESRYGEPVSIVMTPKERLVTVHEGASREEVVAKLHQHRIEKVLVVNDHFALRGMITVKDIQKSSDFPRACKDEKGSLRVGAAVGTGPETEERIAALVEAGVDVVVVDTAHGHSKGVLDRVSWVKQQYPDLQVIGGNIATPEGALALVEAGADAVKVGIGPGSICTTRVVAGVGVPQISAVMGVAEALAGMGVPLISDGGIRYSGDFSKALAAGANAVMIGSMFAGTEESPGEVDLYQGRSYKSYRGMGSLGAMAQTSGSKDRYFQDTTTEVEKLVPEGIEGRVPYKGPMASIVHQLIGGLRASMGYTGCKSIDELRTKTRFNKITAAGIKESHVHDVTIIKEAPNYRVE
- the guaA gene encoding glutamine-hydrolyzing GMP synthase, producing MADIHADRILILDFGSQYTQLIARRVRELGVYCELHPWDMDEADIRAFAPKGIILSGGPESVTAENSPRAAMMVYELGVPVFGICYGMQTMAAQLGGVVEASDTREFGYAEVRARGHSKLFQDIEDRVNAKGHGLLDVWMSHGDRVVQLPEGFFACGQTRDVPLAAMADDERRYYGVQFHPEVTHTTQGARILSRFVHDLCGCGSSWTPGKIIDDAIARVREEVGGGKVLLGLSGGVDSSVVAALLHKAIGDQLTCVFVDHGLLRLDEGDQVMRVFAQHLGVKVIRVNAEDRFMQALEGVDDPEAKRKVIGGLFIDVFDEEATTLTEVDYLAQGTIYPDVIESAGSKTGKAHVIKSHHNVGGLPAHMKLKLVEPLRELFKDEVRKIGVELGLPREMVYRHPFPGPGLGVRILGAVTQDAANKLRKADAIFIEELRKADLYDQVSQAFAVFLPVKSVGVMGDGRRHEPVIALRAVETIDFMTARWAHLPYELLDVCARRIVNEVNGISRVVYDISGKPPATIEWE
- the xseA gene encoding exodeoxyribonuclease VII large subunit; the encoded protein is MDLADRSPTGAPPRTVYSVSELSELLRQLLDANLPRLWVQGELSNFSRPASGHWYFTLKDSGAQLRCAMFRGANQRVLPKPKEGDEVLIRGQIGLYAARGDLQMIVEHMEPAGTGALLREFEELKRRLAAEGLFDAGLKRPIPAVPRRIGLITSATGAAVHDVLSTLQRRFPLAEVSLYPVPVQGTAAAPAIIKALQQLPRRVAVDVVLLVRGGGSLEDLWSFNEEAVARAVRACAVPVICGVGHEIDTTIADFAADLRAPTPTAAAELATPSVADWLSRVQQAQTALSQRHSVLRRVAGERLETLRARLDRAHPQRRLQQNEQRLDELEARLIAAFTRGRTRATERLGNASARLRAATPQRRLRLALRELESLQLTLHGAQQRNLAQAEQRRARAEALLLAVNPKAVLERGYAIVSNAQGQVVRSVQAVQAGDALRLSLVDGQLGVRVDSDTDPSRS
- a CDS encoding IS3 family transposase; the encoded protein is MCRVLAVSRSGFYAAQQRRPAVCVASVHLKAAFMASGRSYGSRRLRAALRMQGFTLGRHRVRTLMKRNGLRPKWRRKFVHTTDSRHDLPIADNLLQRQFNPPAVDRAWVSDITYIRTRSGWLYLAAVLDLYSRKIVGWAIAPTMTADLVCTALQMAITVRRPKPGLIVHSDRGSQYASGDHRRLLAAHHLVASMSRKGNCWDNAVMERFFLNLKMERVWQRDYANHAEAITDITDYIVGFYNSVRLHSTLGYRAPTHYEMATA